gtggcagagcctgtcctggtgtgtgtgtttggatgtcggtgtggcagagcctgtcctggtgtgtgtgtttggatgtcggtgtggcagagcctgtcctggtgtgtgtgtctgagtgtcagtgtggcagagcttgccctggtgtatgtgtttgggtgttggtggggcacagcctgtcctagtgtgtgtgtctttgggtgttgatgtggcagagcctgttctggtgtgtgtgtgtgtttgggtgcctgtgtggcagagcctgtcctggtgtgtgtgtttagatgTCTGTGtgacagaacctgtcctggtgtgtgtgttagggtgtcggcgtggcagagcctgtcctggtgtgtctgtttggtgtgtctgtgtggcagagcttgtcctggtatgtgtgtttgggtgtcggtgtggcagagcttgtcctggtgtgtgtgtttgggtgtcggtgcagCAGAGCCtattctggtgtgtgtttgggtgttggtgtggcagagcctgttctggtgtgtgtttgggtgttggcatggcagagcttgtcctggtgtgtgtgtgtgtttgggtgtctgtgtggcagagcctctcctggtgtgtctttgggtgttggtgtggcaaagcctgtcctggtgtatgtgtgtttgggtgtctgtgtggcagagcctgccctggtgtgtgtgtctgggtgtcagtgtgccagagcctgtcctggtgtgtctttGGTCATCtcaatcagtgagaggaaaattaaaggttttctgttatttactctatttcagtttgcatattttattgaaaaggattagtggcagcaAATTTTGGCTTCAGGCATCCAATGTATGATGAAATcccacataagattctatcatATATTATCTGCCATGCACTGATgacatctttatccagtacacacgGATGCCAAGGtgtctaatttatttatttccataaaaaggcccacccaaaacctcagcaccaggcctatgacgctcttaatccggccctgcttatacatagacatgcatgattacatacaaatatacatagacacgcatgctcacatgcatacaaacataTCCCCTCCCTCTCGCCTGCAACTCCTTACCTCTCCTGCAGATTTCATTCTACTGCTTGCACACTGCAGGAGCAGTCTCGGTTTCACTGCTGGGTCACGTGAGGTAATGTGCTGGTTCAGGTTGGAAGGGGCCTTTCTGAACAATGTTGTAGCggtagagagagagacaggaacCACTGGTCATGGGGTCACCCGGGCTGTCTGTctagatttgtgtgtgtgggtacacgTGTGTGTCTCAGTATgatagcatgtgtgtctggatTTGTGAGTTTTGGGTACATGTTGggtgtgtctaggtatgttagtatatgtgtgccTGCCTgggtgtgtctgggtatgtgtgtctgggtatgttatcaTGTCTGTCTGGGTGTGATTGTGTCTGTCTGGTTATGAGTGTATCTGGCAGTACATGTGTGttgatttgtgtgtgtatgtctggttatgagtgtgtgtctgtgtttgtgtgtttgtatgtctgtctgggtttgtgtgcgTGTCTGGGTTTTAGCATCATTTTGGTGGTCATGCTTTTGGTgtgggggcagcatttcaaCCTTGGACCTATGCAGAACAATGTCATGGGCTGGCCCTGGTTACAGGAAACGTTTGGCCAGAAACATGGGATTCGGTCATTCTATTTTTGCTTACTCAGACCCAATAATGTTAAACTACTACGTGATATGTGACACAAAGCTCTGGGAGTAGTGGTGGGGAGATAATTCACCTTATCCTTTTGCAAAGTTCATTGCTCAGCTTTTAGGAAGTCCTTTTATATCTTTTAGTTCTTGTAATCCACCcaaagcattaaatatttaaatcctaCTCCTTCAGTACATCAGCATTTCCCATTTTAGacatatatttcatttctaGTGATTAATTATGCAAAATGTTATTGACCCATgccagtaaaaaatatattttgttgccTGGGGATACATTTGTTACTAATCTTTTTTGTCCATCTGCAAGCTTAAACGTCACATGCTGATCTTTTTATAGATATTCCTCTTTATTCTTACCTGAGATTTATATATCAATATTcttagaagattttttttatatcttatttACCCTGCAACACTACTGTAATTTACATTTACACTTATTTCTCATGTTAACATTGTAGGGGAAAGATGTACTAGGCTCTATTATGGTTTTCACTGAAAGCAAAGGGGCTCATAAATCATGTATTAATTGCAGCTTTGACATTTATTTGTGCTCTTTTAAAACTTAGTTGATGTAGTTATGACCTAAGGCTGCTGACTACTGACTTTATGTCAGCGTATAGGCATGCTTATCAAATTAGAGTGGTTTGTTCTAAATATATGGTCCCGAAAGGGTAAGAGGGAACTGAGAATTGTTTAATTTCTGCTCTGTCATTTCCTCAAAAATAGGCGTAGATAAACAATAACATGCAATCTTGTGcattaagattgtaagcttgcgagcagggccctctctaccTTATGTCTGTATTAGTCTgtaaatatgtattgtaagatatgctgtgtaaattgttggagctatataaataaaagatacaaataataatgaataacagGAAGTGATGCAAAAAACATTATGGAAATAAGGACACAAAACCCCTCATGCCTGAATTATATGTCTTGGTGAGAGAGGTCAGACCTTGGGTCACTAATGGCAATTAGTGACTGTGGAGAGCTGGACACATAGTTTTGATGATACCTGATGGAATTGGCTTTGTGTGGTTTTAGTTATTAATAAAAGGAACCATTTCTACAATAGTGAGAGCTATATCACAAATATTGTAGACTTTTGAGACAAACTATAGTCATATATTTGTTAGTAGCTGACAGTACACCATGCTTTGTCAGACATACAAACTTTGGTCCCAAATCAACAAAAGAACCTGAGTAGGTAAAGAGCTTCCTCTGAAAAATTACTGATTTTTGGATAAAAATTAGCTTGGTATATGCATATTGCACACCataatatttatcataaaaCCAATGAGATTATTTGGGCTAGGTGCCATTGACAAGATCAGCTTAGACAGCCAAAGACTTTAATTTTGTCAATTTCACAGTGTGACATTATAAAGTTTATGCATCCCACATATCGCAAGGAAGCACTTTATAGATGTTGGTCATAAACATATGAAAAGCAGTTGTGttctggaaaaaatggctgatatggtAGCCCATAGCATGCATAGAATAGAGTACATATTGTGAAAATTCTGTGGTCTTGCCCTCATAAACTATTTGTAAGACtcaggagtatatatatatatatatatatatatatatatatatatatatatatatatatatatatatatatatatatatatatatatatatatatatacacatatacaccaccTTCAGTAAAAATGTCCTTACATTACTCCCTTAATGTTTACGTCTGTAAGTAGGAGATTTGCAACTTGCATAGATCTTAAAACGTGCTGAAAACCATAATTCGAGAATCTCTCCTTTCTGTAGTTATAATTGTAgttacattcatatttttttgtattaatgagATAAGCTGGTCCTCATTTGCTTAACAAAGAATATAGGTCTTacacaggcccggactgggacaaaaaataggcccgggcatttaagcctgagcagcccatatttatttatttatttatttattgttacagcccacccttcatgtaccacctttgcatttaatcattcagacaaatcattaacacattcattaatgcagtctcacaaatcaagcaattcatcctcacatgaattcattgtcatacgcattcacacaactcctccacacatttattcattaattctcattcgcattcacactaccccctctcttcatcttatctgccccttctcactatgtaacccccttccccacttctcaatatgtaccgcctctatctatcccctctccccctttctcactatctaacccccctctgccccttttcactgcacccccctccctcaccctacttaccttgttgccggagcaagcggcaactgcgaccgcgcctgtgcaggattgacttaggggctgatggagctgcagctccaggcccccaccttaaaataggcccagtcaggaccggactgactggtcctatatggcagcattaacgcagagccccttaagcccgccgcaactaccccctcctaactatctaccctctccctctttgaagttcacttacctttcaggagtcctgcggtgggggtgcaaggcctctgcctcccagctctgccactgtatggaacagtatagagtgatgggagttatgatgtacttttagagcataattatataatgaaaaatacattggaaatggtacagcataacacccatcactctcacacacttaccaatcaacacacatatacaccaatccacacacatataccaatccacacacatataccaatccacacacatataccaatccacacatatacactaatccacacatatataccaatccacacacatataccaatccacacacatataccaatccacacgtatacaccaatccacacgtatacaccaatccacacgtatacaccaatccacacgtatacaccaatccacacgtatacaccaatccacacgtatacaccaatccacacacacataccaatccacacacatataccaatccacacacatacaccaatccacacacatacaccaatccacacatatataccaatccacacatatataccaatccacacatatataccaatccacacacatataccaatccacacacatataccaatccacacacatataccaatccacacacatacaccaatccacacacatacaccaatccacacacatacaccaatccacacacatacaccaatccacacacatacaccaatccacacatatataccaatccacacatatatactgatccacacacataccaatccactctcacttaatgctttcctacctttcctttcttctttcagcttcttctcctcttcttcagttcttctgtcttctctgtcttcttccgggtcagagggcacggacagcggtgggcgcggcttcagtgttgtgcgccgggacctgaaaacaaaccccggcgtacaacagctgttgccgcgcggatcacaagggagcggtatcggaggtctttaacagacctccggctcccttgagtgattttaagccgggttgaacccggcttaaaatcactcaagggaaccggaggtctgttaaagacctccgataccgttcccttgcgagcctgctcctccagcggcggacattactgtccgtctctggaggggtgccgggtgccgcaagttggcaccccctgatgagcggccgccccctggagtgtggcgccctgtgcgctcgcacaccccaaaggtcggccctgccctaaggggccgggaagcccccaccagggccgtccttacgggtgtgcggccgcacagggtttaaattaaaacatcgggttttttttttttccaactttatttaaaagcctccatgttaaataaagtaaaaaaaaaccccgatgttttaatttaagccctgtgcggccgcagacccgtaaggccggccttggtggggacttcccggccccttagagtggcggacccggtcgcagttggtagggtaggggcctggagctgcagctccatcagcccctatgtcaatgcggccctgccgtggaccggcccaccgggcaaatgcccggtgtgcccgatggccagtccgggcctggtcttacatgtttttgtttttcttttaaacattttttctgcTAAGTTCCATTTAATCATTTACTTCAAAATGCATGTGTGTTGAAAATGTTGATCCAAAACTCAAGTTTGATATTTGAACATACAACACACTTAATTTGTTGAAGTAGAGGGTAGCCTTAAATCCAAACGCCATGCATGTCAAAAAAATTCCTTCAACCATGAGTATTTtgcgtttttatttttgtatgggcATGTATATGCATTACAACAACTGGGAACATATAAACATGTAGGCACAAATGAGTTCTGTATCTGTATTTTGAGTAAAATACAGTGtgtaacattttaacaataaatacaatctGAAAGCTACGCTGTATATTGTACTATATACCATGCTCCTGTGTTGGTTAACCATTGATCTTACATGTTCAGTATGATTTATGTACAGTTTAAAGAGCTAGTGTACAATCGCATACATTCCAAAAAatcaacataaaatatattaaagctgtatattattttatgttttctacaatgtattatatttactaCCAAAATAAGCGTTTTGTACCAATTATAGCATAACGAATATTCTGACCAGCATACTATGCAAAAAGTACTCAGAAAATTACAAGAACAAATACAAGGGTATAAAATATGTCATAAATTACTGGTCCATATATAGTATTGCTTACTGGCCTTGCCTGGATTCATGCAAGACAACTGTATAGAACATGGCTTTAATACATAGTTCATGAAAGGGGTAGGAAACTAGTATTTTTCAGAAGAACATAACTGATAATATGTACACCTCTACCTTTcttatcatatttatttacacattcacTGAGCTGAATCACTAGTAACCCTTCACACAATATCTGCCGACAGTACATTAATAATGACATTGGAATGTCTGATCAAGAATGTAGGTAtcttcttaaataaaaagaaaatgaaaaataattcttccaaaaatattacattttacaatcCAGTAAATATGCAGggataaaataaatggaaacttTTTTCAATACATATtcacacaacttttttttaccctaggggcattatatacacatacattttattagttGTTGAGAAATTTGGCCTGTACGAGGAGCTcagtaatgagaaaaaaaagctcgaggttagtaataataatagaaagatAACAATGCCAGGGACTATATTTCTAGCCTCAAGCTAAGTTAGAACACTATTGCCAATAAACAAACTcatagcagtatatatatatatatatatatatatatatatatatatatatatatatagtatgtatacattttacattttattctacaAAAGAGAATACTAGATGTTTGCTTGGAACAATGAGGATCATGCATAAAATATGATTATGAAAGGTTTGAAAAGTGTTGATATTAACAACACAATGATCCAATCTGTAGGAACATTCCATCatttgctatggtgataaaaccatttttaaaacataaccATGTTTTAAACATAACTCCCAGTGCATTTAGGCTTCATTATATGGGGAATTTTGAAATCATGTTGTCATGATAGGgtctctttaatatattttactggcTGCATCATtgcatttaaatacatgttGGAGCAGGCTAAAAAATGGTTTAATGCCCATTCCACCTGGACGTTGTCTTTTTTTCACCAATGAAGAATCTCCATCATCTCTGACTACATAAAAACTCAAGGCTAGTATACAGGGACAGCCATTGGTTCCATCTACTAATGTCACTTTTAAAGTATACTGAAGCTAGTACAGAAATAGGGATTTGAGTTTTcagtttacttattttttttgcagtataTTAAGTTTATATTTCTACAGTACATTTCACCATTAATAATTGTGCtatctttaattttaaaaagactagttttatatatttgatataatatatttaggttTTGTGCTGCCATTGGCTTGATCAAGCACATACGCACATTTCCTCATCAATACGTCTTACGAGTGGTGCTGAGTGCACAATGTCAAGTAGTAGCTGCCCTTCTGATCATCAATGCACTagctattaaatatgaaaaatgttaatgtatatatatatatatatatatatatatatatattgtatgtactgCAATCAACGACTTCATGGTTCTGATTgctgaagggttttttttgccagtgAAAAAGAATTTACTTTGCTGCTGGTTCATTAAAATTAACACTTAAACGACTGTTGTGACAAAAAATTAGAACTGTCAGTGCTGTTCTCTACATCTGACACAACGTTTCACTAGCTGTTTTTCCACCAAGGCTTATTTCAggctccaaaaaaaaaggaaaaaaatataccaatccacagtaTAGTACTAGTGTCTGGTTGTAGCCTTTCAATATTTCGGTCATCATGGATTAAGAAACATCAACAAGGGCAGAAACTTTGCTGGGTCGGTGGTATAAGTTAAATTTAAACACACTGCAATGTAATACGTACTTATCAGAGCCTTTGACTGTCCCAAAGGTGAGATAATACATGATAAAGTTGGAACTTTCCATGTAAATGAGAATTTGTAAAGCAGGAACAAAACATAGGGCAATTTTTAGCATTTTCCTTGTCGGTTAATAGAAAAGATAATATCAGCCTGGTCCAAACagcaaaacaacaaataaaagcaCACAGGGGAACAGTAATAGAGCTATTCAGACTTGGATTTGCAATTGATATCAAGATGAATAAACTCTAATTTCTATTCTAGTAACAAACTTCTAATCATTAAGTAACAGAAGCACTAACATATATGCATCTATCTatgtacctacctacctactAGTGCTGCTATTCATATGCCACCATGATGCATCATCTGCCCTCTATTCCTCATTACACGTTGAAACAATGATGCTGTCCCCGTTGTGCTTTAATATATAGCCAGTATCAGACTGTAGTCCTCTTAAGTGCTTCAGGGACTGTACTGTGTATATGGTACCCCGGCAGTTCTTAAAAGAGATAAAGTAACAGCTCTGGGCTAGTCATCAAAACAAAGGTTTTCCTCATTAGCAATAATTTGTATTAAGCTTCTTTTTCAAGCTCTAGTGAAAAATAGATCAATATTGGTCCAAGTGATATAGGgatatctttataaaaaaaaatgttgcataaaATGTTGAATAACAGTTCAAACACCAAATAGTTAGGGAATAGGACTAACTGGACTTAATATGGAGCTTACAtactaaaatgttttgtttttgtgagtGACGTTTTAGTTAACAGGCTCTGCTATAGTGTTATTTACTCAAATAGCAGAACTATCTCTCCCTTATTAGTGGAGGATATAGATACAGTAATCCACAGTAATGATATATTGCTATTAAGGAAATACTACCAAATATAGTGAAAATAACTCACTAATTGTGAATACCTCAGCCGTATTTATAATTGGAGACCTTTTGGGACTTCCCAGaggtataaatgaaatataaatgaaatagttGCCCCTTAttctgtattcattttttacattatttctagaataatttcctaaagctgtctgtagtaaaaaaaaaatcaaatactaATAGTAATCAATAGAGCACACAAATGTTCAGTTGATTCCTAATATTGTCTTTAAATGTCAAGCAGTTCTCCAGAATTTAAGTCATTATCTGTCCTGGTGCTTAGTACACAATATTTCTCAGCATGAACCTTATTAGCTTccatttttgtatctttttaaatatttgcaatTTGATTTTTTACTCAACTAGCAAGTAAGCATGGAGAAGTTCCATGATGCGCCTAGCATAATGAGTTTAATGGCAGGTTAGTTGAAATTGAATATTTGTTTCATTGTGTCCTATAGATTAACGTAAAGGGGGTTTTAATGAAACATCCTCTGCGAAGCGGTAGCATTACCACTAATTGATGTTAATTTCATGAACActaacattttcataaaaacacaaaatcagtTTATGGTGCTCAAGTCAAAACCTTTCATTTAACATTGTGATGGtggtaaaatgttttgtgttatgAAAACATTATGAGCGAAGCATATTGAATGAGTGTTTCATATGTTGAGATATCCGATATGCCTCCTTACCTtccatcttttgttttttttgagctTCCATTAGGATGCTTATGAGGACCTGCATATTCTTACTGGTAGGACTGTACAAGGGCCGGGAAACGGCTTGCTTTGCGTTGCAGTATACAGCTGGTTAATCtacatctaaatatatataattattatacaaaCAGGGAACACTGATATTTAACTGGGCCAGAAATATTATTCTGTTCACAGGCTGTGAGGCAAAACCAGATATTCTCCaagtatgtactgtatatgtgtgtaaatcaACGCTCTGTGTAAATAAATACTAAGATTATTTCTTAGGTAACAATGTCTTTAACACTTGAACTGATATGTAGTTTCCTAAAGTCATCATAGAAGAAAAGATATAGAAGAAAAACACGTTCCTATGTTAATTGTACAGAATATGTGAATCGGTGGCATACAAACCTGTTAATCTGTTACAGTGAATGGAAACCCGgtaggaaacatttaaaaagcttCCTGAATGGTAAGTGAGACGCCGGCCTACAGTAAGTCTGTGTGCTAATCAGAATCATGCTAAGGAGGTACTATCATACACTGCAGTTCATTTCTCTTCAAGCAATGTCTGTTGTACTGCTTTAGCTAGATTAATTGTAATAGACACATTATGTGCTCCAATCCCACAAACAAGTCTTCATTTGTTTGTCACTGTTTGTtgtgttggttgttttttttgcaaaatagatACCTCTAACAGGCAGCTTCATTAACTTCAGTCTATGACAtcatgaaattatttaaaaagatctCTGAATACTCTTCGTACACTAACAAACTTGATTATTTGTGTTTACTTGCATGTGGCTGATACCACATTTGTTACAGAACACACTGGTTTGTCAGTGAAGcagctaaataaataatttgttgtTGGGACCAATAAGTTCAGTCCATGCTTAGAATGAAAGTGTTTCAAGGTGTGATGCATGCAGATATTTGTCTTGTTTCTTCTTAAGTGCTTTAAAGATGTGTGGTTTCCTTGTTGTTCCTTTAGATGGCCAAAACTCTACATGACGACACATTTCCCCttaagtttttcttttcttttctgctGCTTGCTCTTCTTACCATCTATCTGTAGACTTACAGTCCTGCGCTTCTCAAGATTCAGAAGCTCCTGGAAGAGCTCTTTGACATTGTGGTTCATCTTGGCAGAGGTTTCCATGAAGGCACATTTCCACTTTTTTGCTATTGCTTCACCTTCTGAGCTTTCTAGTTCTCTGTTTTGGCTTTCATCACTCTTATTTCCAACTAGCATTATGGGGATACTCTCCACATCCCCTTTGATCTGACAAATCTGTTCATAGATTGGCTTCAGTTCCTCCAAAGATTGTCTGCTGGTGATGGAATAGACCAAAATAAAAGCATGTCCTTTTGATATGGACAGGCGCTGCATGGCTGGAAACTGATGGCTCCCTGTGGTGTCAGTTATTTGTAAAGTACATATACTTTTATCACAGCTGATCACCTGCCTGTAGGTATCTTCAATggttggtatgtagctttctctGAATGTGCCTTTCACAAACCGCAACACTAAGGAACTTTTACCTACACCTCCAGCTCCAAACACAACCACCCTGTAGTCATTACTTTGTTCTGGCATTTTCTTTACTGCTATCAGATGTCTTTGCTATTAAACAcctagaaaaaaagataaacaagCATGTTATTAAAACATGTCACTAAAAATTATAAGATTGAGAACTATTGATAACATAAGCACCATCACTATTTGCTTATACAATTCACACTAAAACTCATTATGCCATATTTATTGACGttagggaaaatatatatatatatgccttagCCAAGTGACATGCCTGTGGGCACCACTCCCTCTTATTGCTTACAGATTGAACAATGCAAGCACAAAGCTAAAATATAAGACCTGATAAAATCAGCATTATGGTATCCTTGGAGTGGCACACAGGATTCTACTGAAGTACATGTCTCTCAGTATTTATATGTagaacaataaaacaaagtttaacataaaaactttaaaaacagtCCATATCTTTAATACAGCACTCAGTACAGTTACCATCCAATGGTTCAGGAAACACTTTTGGGCCTATTCACTGAGAGGTGAAGTCATCAGTCTAAGACTAACTGTACATATAGCATGTTAAACACATCTCTTGCTTGAACACTAGTGGTGGTGCaatggaaaggggcaaatgcatatcgggggattctgcagaataaatatatcatacataAACTGTGTTTATCGTGTTATAAATCATGTGAAATATGTAAAGCTGGTGAAAATGACTGGAATTACTTCTGGGGTGGGGGCTGGAGGAGGTAACAACAAATTTAAAGCAATTGGTTTTTGTAAGAGAAATATATTCTCCAATCTTTGGtgcaatcttgtttttgtgcaatcTTGTGACTAGTTTGTGAGGGGCCTCTCGGATCTGGTTACTGTGTGAGCAGTGTGCATGAATCTAAGATATTTTGTACTAGATTTTGAGCTAAGATTTCTTCTCGTAGTTTCTTCTCCTTTGTTTCATTGCATAGCATAGGTTGGCATAGCATACATTGGATTGGGTGTATTAAGAATTGTATATATCATAGAAATGGTATACTGTTCTAGTGCACAATCTTTCAAAGGTagttttccatctttttctggCTGTGATTGTTAGTAAGTCTTTGTATGTAgtgcaaaatgaaaaaaatattttttcctaggATCAGAATTTGGAAATTATTCTGGAAATACAAGGAGGTTTGATACATTTGTATTCTAGCAAAAAAACATCTATGAGGTAAGTAGTTCAGACCTTAAGAGAAATCTGGATTGTGCATTAGCGATGAGGGAT
The DNA window shown above is from Spea bombifrons isolate aSpeBom1 chromosome 1, aSpeBom1.2.pri, whole genome shotgun sequence and carries:
- the DIRAS2 gene encoding GTP-binding protein Di-Ras2, which translates into the protein MPEQSNDYRVVVFGAGGVGKSSLVLRFVKGTFRESYIPTIEDTYRQVISCDKSICTLQITDTTGSHQFPAMQRLSISKGHAFILVYSITSRQSLEELKPIYEQICQIKGDVESIPIMLVGNKSDESQNRELESSEGEAIAKKWKCAFMETSAKMNHNVKELFQELLNLEKRRTVSLQIDGKKSKQQKRKEKLKGKCVVM